One part of the [Pantoea] beijingensis genome encodes these proteins:
- the uspA gene encoding universal stress protein UspA has protein sequence MAYKHILIAVDLSPESKLLVEKAVSLARPYDAKVSLIHVDVNYSDLYTGLIDVNLGDMQKRISEETHSALSELSQNAGYTISETLSGSGDLGQVLVDAIRKYEVDLVVCGHHQDFWSKLMSSARQLINTVHIDMLIIPLRDEDDDA, from the coding sequence ATGGCTTACAAACACATCCTGATTGCAGTAGACCTTTCTCCCGAAAGTAAACTGCTGGTAGAAAAAGCAGTTTCGCTGGCACGTCCTTACGATGCAAAAGTGTCACTGATCCATGTCGATGTGAATTATTCCGATCTCTATACTGGCTTAATTGATGTAAACCTGGGCGATATGCAAAAGCGTATTTCCGAGGAGACCCACAGCGCGCTCTCTGAGCTTTCTCAAAACGCGGGCTATACCATCAGCGAAACGTTGAGCGGCAGCGGCGATTTAGGCCAGGTTCTGGTAGATGCCATTCGAAAATACGAGGTGGACCTCGTGGTGTGCGGGCACCATCAGGATTTTTGGAGCAAGCTGATGTCTTCTGCCCGACAGCTTATCAACACCGTCCATATCGATATGCTGATTATACCGCTGCGCGATGAGGATGATGACGCGTAA
- the uspB gene encoding universal stress protein UspB, giving the protein MISTIALFWALCVICLVNMARYFSSLRALLFVLRGCDPLLYQYVDGAGFFTSHGQPGKQVRLVRYIWTQRYRDHHDEEFIRRCERVRGQFILTSALCGLVLISLIALAIWH; this is encoded by the coding sequence ATGATAAGCACCATCGCGCTTTTCTGGGCTTTATGTGTGATTTGTTTAGTGAATATGGCGCGTTACTTCTCTTCTTTGCGCGCGCTGCTTTTTGTACTTCGTGGGTGCGATCCATTGCTATATCAATATGTTGATGGTGCAGGTTTTTTCACCTCACATGGACAGCCAGGCAAACAAGTACGGCTGGTGCGCTATATCTGGACTCAGCGTTATCGCGATCATCATGATGAAGAGTTTATTCGTCGTTGCGAACGTGTACGCGGGCAGTTTATTTTGACTAGCGCGCTATGTGGCCTGGTGTTGATCAGCCTGATAGCTCTTGCCATTTGGCACTAA
- the pitA gene encoding inorganic phosphate transporter PitA, whose protein sequence is MLHLFAGLDFNTGLLLVLALLFVLFYEAINGFHDTANAVATVIYTRAMRSQLAVVMAGVFNFFGVLLGGLSVAYAIVHLLPTDLLLNVGSAHGLAMVFSMLLAAIIWNLGTWYFGLPASSSHTLIGAIIGIGLTNALLTGSSVVDALNIPQMIGIFMSLIISPVLGLVVAGSLIFLLRRCWSGTTKRRRIHMTPADREKLDGKKKPPFWTRIALIVSAIGVSYSHGANDGQKGIGLIMLVLIGVAPAGFVVNMNSTGYDIARTRDAVNHLEQYYQQRSDTLPHIIQLAPPAVPTPEEAPGKKPEEFHCDSARALPAIQHAQSLLNNLQSYDSLSVDQRAQMRRLLMCIADTADKAAKLAETTPDDKRFLTKLKGDLLSTVEYAPIWIIVAVALALSLGTMVGWRRVATTIGEKIGKKGMTYAQGMAAQMTSAVSIGVASYTGMPVSTTHILSSSVAGTMLVDGGGVQSRTIKNIVLAWVFTLPVSIMLSGALYWVALQFIN, encoded by the coding sequence ATGCTACATCTGTTTGCCGGTCTTGATTTCAACACTGGCCTGTTATTAGTACTCGCACTGCTATTCGTACTGTTCTACGAGGCCATCAATGGCTTCCACGACACCGCCAATGCAGTGGCTACAGTTATCTATACCCGTGCAATGCGCTCGCAATTAGCGGTTGTTATGGCCGGCGTATTTAACTTCTTTGGCGTATTGTTAGGCGGTTTAAGCGTCGCTTATGCTATCGTTCACCTGCTCCCAACCGACCTACTGCTCAATGTTGGTTCGGCCCACGGGCTGGCGATGGTTTTTTCAATGCTTCTCGCCGCCATCATCTGGAACCTCGGGACCTGGTATTTTGGTCTACCGGCCTCCAGCTCCCACACGCTGATTGGTGCCATCATCGGTATTGGCCTGACAAATGCCTTATTGACTGGCTCCTCCGTGGTCGATGCGCTAAATATCCCACAGATGATCGGCATATTTATGTCCCTAATCATCTCTCCTGTGCTCGGTCTGGTGGTTGCTGGTAGCTTAATCTTCCTGCTGCGACGCTGCTGGAGTGGAACCACGAAACGCCGTCGGATTCACATGACACCCGCCGATCGCGAAAAGCTGGATGGTAAAAAGAAACCCCCGTTCTGGACTCGCATCGCACTGATTGTTTCCGCTATCGGCGTGAGTTATTCCCACGGAGCCAATGATGGGCAAAAAGGCATTGGTTTGATCATGCTGGTATTGATCGGCGTTGCGCCAGCGGGCTTTGTTGTCAATATGAATTCCACCGGATACGATATTGCCAGAACCCGCGATGCGGTAAATCATCTGGAACAATATTACCAACAGCGCAGTGATACCTTGCCACATATTATTCAGTTAGCGCCACCAGCGGTGCCCACACCAGAAGAAGCGCCGGGTAAAAAACCGGAAGAGTTCCACTGTGATAGTGCCCGCGCGCTACCCGCCATACAGCATGCGCAAAGTTTGCTGAATAATTTGCAAAGCTACGATAGTCTGAGTGTTGATCAACGTGCACAAATGCGTCGCTTATTGATGTGTATCGCAGATACCGCCGATAAAGCTGCGAAGTTAGCGGAAACCACTCCAGACGATAAACGCTTCCTGACGAAGCTGAAAGGCGATCTACTCAGCACAGTGGAGTATGCACCGATATGGATTATCGTGGCAGTGGCATTAGCTCTGTCGCTGGGCACCATGGTCGGCTGGCGTCGTGTTGCAACCACCATTGGTGAGAAAATCGGTAAAAAAGGCATGACGTATGCGCAAGGTATGGCAGCACAGATGACCTCTGCGGTCTCCATTGGCGTGGCCAGCTATACGGGTATGCCAGTATCCACCACGCATATCCTTTCTTCATCCGTCGCAGGTACTATGCTGGTCGATGGTGGTGGAGTGCAAAGCCGGACGATTAAAAATATCGTGCTCGCATGGGTATTTACCTTACCAGTTTCCATCATGCTGTCAGGCGCACTCTACTGGGTTGCACTGCAATTCATTAACTAA
- a CDS encoding NAD(P)/FAD-dependent oxidoreductase — MEKFDVIIIGAGAAGLFCAAQAGQRGRRVLVLDNGKKPGRKILMSGGGRCNFTNLYTEPAAYLSHNPHFCKSALARYTQWDFIDLVSRHGIAWHEKTLGQLFCDESAQQIVELLMKECDQGGVTLRLRSEVLSVVRDGDGYTLQLNGAEVRAEKLVIASGGLSMPGLGASPFGYKLAQQFGLHVHPTRAALVPFTLHKPLLDHLQALSGVSVPTTLMAEDGTMFKEAMLFTHRGLSGPAVLQLSSYWQPGEFVTINLSPEQALDAFIHDERNAHPNQSLKNTLGKALPKRLVEVLQTVGIVPDVTLKQLNSREQNELVQTLHHWRIQPNGTEGYRTAEVTQGGVDTTQLSSKTMEARDVPGLYFIGEVVDVTGWLGGYNFQWAWSSAWACAQAL, encoded by the coding sequence GTGGAAAAATTTGACGTTATCATCATTGGGGCAGGGGCTGCGGGCCTGTTCTGTGCCGCGCAGGCGGGCCAGCGAGGACGTCGCGTATTGGTGCTTGATAACGGGAAAAAACCGGGCCGGAAAATCCTGATGTCCGGCGGTGGACGCTGTAACTTTACCAATCTCTATACCGAGCCTGCTGCCTATCTTTCACATAACCCCCATTTTTGTAAGTCTGCGTTGGCGCGCTATACCCAGTGGGATTTTATCGATCTGGTTTCGCGACATGGTATTGCCTGGCATGAAAAAACGCTGGGTCAGCTGTTCTGTGATGAATCCGCGCAGCAAATTGTTGAACTGCTGATGAAAGAGTGCGATCAGGGCGGTGTGACACTGCGCTTACGCAGCGAAGTGCTCAGCGTGGTGCGTGATGGCGATGGTTATACCCTGCAACTGAACGGTGCAGAGGTGCGAGCTGAAAAATTGGTTATTGCCAGCGGTGGGTTGTCGATGCCCGGGTTGGGCGCTTCACCGTTCGGTTATAAGCTGGCACAGCAGTTCGGGTTGCATGTACATCCTACCCGTGCCGCATTAGTTCCGTTTACGTTGCATAAGCCGCTGCTGGATCATCTGCAAGCACTCTCTGGCGTATCCGTGCCCACCACGCTGATGGCTGAGGATGGAACGATGTTTAAAGAAGCGATGCTGTTTACCCACCGAGGGCTTTCCGGTCCGGCAGTGTTACAGCTTTCCAGCTACTGGCAGCCGGGCGAGTTCGTGACGATTAATCTTTCGCCTGAGCAAGCGCTGGATGCGTTTATTCATGATGAGCGTAACGCGCACCCTAACCAGAGTCTGAAGAATACGCTGGGGAAAGCGTTACCCAAACGATTGGTCGAAGTACTGCAAACGGTTGGTATCGTACCGGATGTAACGCTAAAGCAGCTCAATAGCCGGGAGCAAAACGAATTGGTCCAGACGTTACATCACTGGCGTATTCAGCCAAATGGCACCGAAGGTTATCGCACCGCCGAAGTGACTCAGGGAGGAGTCGATACCACACAGCTTTCCTCCAAAACTATGGAAGCGCGCGATGTACCGGGCTTGTACTTTATTGGTGAGGTCGTGGACGTTACCGGCTGGCTAGGCGGCTATAATTTTCAATGGGCATGGAGTTCCGCATGGGCATGCGCGCAGGCGTTGTGA
- a CDS encoding aldo/keto reductase encodes MQYKTLGNTGLIVSRLCLGTMTFGDGSGIYKHIGNSGQQEADELVRAAFDAGVNFFDTADVYSNGQSESVLGQSFKNLGLKRSDYVLATKAYSRMGNGRNDVGASRGHIMDAVEASLKRLKTDHIDLYQIHANDTITPIEETLRALDDLVKQGKVRYVGVSNWQAWKVARAIGISEHKNLARFETVQSYYSVAGRDIEREIAPLLEAEKMGLLVWSPLAGGLLSGKFTRDNQKPEDSRRSEFNFPIVDMERAWNIIDVLVPIANAHGCTPARVALAWLLSKSVVTSIIMGAKKISQLEDNLAAVELQLTEEDIAKLDAVSTLPPEYPGWMLDTQGADRLGPVDLWAKASS; translated from the coding sequence GTGCAGTATAAAACGCTAGGAAATACAGGTCTTATTGTTTCAAGATTGTGCTTAGGAACCATGACGTTTGGTGATGGTAGCGGCATTTATAAGCACATCGGTAACTCTGGTCAGCAGGAAGCGGATGAACTCGTTCGTGCTGCATTTGATGCAGGCGTTAACTTTTTCGATACCGCTGATGTGTATTCAAACGGACAAAGCGAAAGTGTTCTTGGTCAATCCTTCAAAAATTTGGGTCTGAAGCGTAGTGACTACGTGCTGGCAACGAAAGCGTACAGCCGTATGGGCAACGGACGCAACGACGTTGGTGCATCACGTGGCCATATCATGGATGCGGTAGAAGCCAGCCTGAAACGTTTAAAAACCGATCACATTGATCTCTATCAGATACATGCCAACGATACCATCACGCCGATTGAAGAGACGCTTCGTGCGCTTGATGATTTAGTCAAGCAGGGTAAAGTGCGCTATGTGGGCGTATCAAACTGGCAGGCCTGGAAAGTGGCCCGTGCTATTGGCATCTCTGAGCATAAAAACTTAGCGCGTTTTGAAACCGTACAGTCTTATTACTCCGTTGCCGGACGCGATATCGAACGTGAAATCGCGCCACTGCTGGAAGCTGAGAAAATGGGACTTCTGGTCTGGAGCCCACTTGCTGGTGGCTTGCTCTCCGGGAAATTCACTCGCGATAACCAGAAGCCAGAAGACTCACGTCGTTCAGAATTCAATTTCCCGATCGTAGATATGGAACGTGCGTGGAACATCATTGATGTGCTGGTCCCTATCGCAAATGCACATGGATGTACTCCGGCCCGCGTTGCGCTAGCCTGGTTGCTGTCTAAATCAGTTGTGACTTCCATTATCATGGGCGCGAAGAAAATCAGTCAGCTTGAAGACAACTTAGCAGCAGTTGAATTACAACTGACTGAAGAAGACATTGCCAAGCTTGATGCTGTCAGTACTTTACCACCTGAATATCCAGGCTGGATGCTGGATACCCAAGGTGCCGACCGCTTAGGGCCTGTTGATCTTTGGGCAAAAGCATCATCCTGA
- a CDS encoding NAD(P)H-dependent oxidoreductase, whose product MKNALIINGFQMYEGFSKGELTTTMIKIIQDNLEEMGYEVQTTNIEGGYVIEDEVEKHVWADLIILQTPVHWFGAPWIYKKYADEVFTSGLLAQKLIVDDGRTRADPTKQYGTGGLMQGKKYMLSLTWNAPEEAFNNKDQYLFQGMSADEVLLANTSNYRFCGAEILPSYSCYNVIKDPKIADYIDGIKEHLKKFIQ is encoded by the coding sequence ATGAAAAATGCTCTGATCATCAACGGATTCCAGATGTATGAAGGTTTCTCCAAAGGGGAACTGACCACCACAATGATTAAAATCATTCAAGATAACCTGGAAGAAATGGGTTATGAGGTGCAAACCACAAACATTGAAGGTGGTTATGTTATTGAAGATGAAGTGGAAAAACACGTTTGGGCTGATTTAATCATTCTGCAGACGCCAGTTCATTGGTTTGGTGCACCGTGGATTTATAAAAAATATGCTGATGAAGTGTTCACTTCAGGATTGCTTGCTCAGAAATTAATCGTGGATGACGGACGTACGCGCGCAGACCCCACTAAACAGTACGGTACCGGTGGGCTGATGCAGGGCAAGAAATATATGCTTTCTCTGACATGGAACGCTCCGGAAGAAGCCTTTAATAATAAAGATCAGTACCTGTTCCAGGGGATGAGCGCAGACGAAGTGTTGCTTGCTAATACGTCCAATTACAGATTCTGTGGTGCAGAAATACTTCCTTCATACTCTTGTTACAACGTGATTAAAGACCCAAAAATTGCGGATTACATTGATGGTATTAAAGAACATCTGAAAAAATTCATTCAATAA
- a CDS encoding AraC family transcriptional regulator yields the protein MNTSNDFSTEMPSRETLTNELTSIIKRFSPIEGEHKVAIPSLTFYRISSPSVEEAALSKVALIFAAQGSKTIKAGEEYYDYDSRRCLVTSVDMPVSGRVVEATPEKPYLCFSFEIDMKLVADLVSSKEFPKPDESSAGLGISTGELSLELLEATCRLTRLLLTPKHIPVLAPLIEQEIIYRILMSSQGARLRQSLVKDSSSYKITKAIGWLKEHYNEPIRIDILARHVNMSTSSLYQHFREATALSPLQYQKRLRLMEARSRLLERASDVGIVASAVGYEHISQFHREYKKLFGAPPVQDARRLRNDI from the coding sequence ATGAACACTTCGAATGATTTCTCTACTGAAATGCCGTCCAGAGAAACGCTAACTAATGAGCTCACCTCTATTATCAAACGGTTTTCTCCGATTGAAGGAGAGCATAAGGTTGCTATTCCTTCGCTGACTTTCTATCGCATTTCATCCCCTTCGGTAGAAGAGGCTGCTCTCAGTAAAGTGGCGCTTATTTTCGCGGCACAGGGCAGTAAAACGATTAAAGCCGGTGAGGAATATTACGACTATGATTCCAGGCGCTGTTTAGTCACGTCTGTGGACATGCCCGTCAGTGGTCGTGTTGTAGAGGCAACGCCGGAAAAGCCATATCTCTGCTTTTCTTTCGAGATTGATATGAAGCTGGTCGCAGACCTGGTGTCCTCGAAAGAATTTCCAAAACCTGATGAATCTTCGGCCGGTCTTGGTATCAGTACAGGAGAGTTATCTCTGGAGTTACTGGAGGCAACCTGTCGCCTGACAAGATTACTGCTAACGCCAAAACATATACCCGTGCTGGCGCCGCTAATCGAACAAGAAATCATCTATCGTATTCTGATGAGCAGCCAGGGAGCTCGCCTCAGGCAATCGCTGGTAAAAGATAGCAGCTCATACAAAATTACCAAGGCAATTGGCTGGCTGAAAGAACACTATAACGAGCCAATTCGCATTGATATTCTTGCAAGACATGTGAATATGAGCACTTCATCTCTCTATCAGCACTTTAGAGAGGCTACGGCTCTTAGTCCCTTACAATATCAAAAGCGTCTGCGGTTGATGGAAGCCAGGTCGCGACTGCTGGAGCGCGCAAGTGATGTTGGTATTGTTGCTTCAGCGGTGGGCTATGAACATATTTCCCAGTTTCATCGTGAATATAAAAAGCTATTTGGCGCACCACCGGTCCAGGATGCAAGACGTCTGAGAAATGACATTTAG
- a CDS encoding SDR family oxidoreductase codes for MSQIAKTWYITGASKGIGQSLVRSLLDNGANVVATSRTLSSLVDQFGPASDTFLPLQVDLVDESSVKASIEQTIARFGRIDVIVNNAGYGLQGTLEGITDAELRNNFEVNVFAPAHVLRHTLPHLRKQRSGHFFNVGSIAGFQGGYAGWGVYAATKFAIAGLTEALAAEAAEFGIKSTLVYPGPVRTEFLSSGSLVISEKRIPEYTAAQDLLDLHMNEIAGTQAGDPDKLALMIIQAAEAPKAPVHLFAGKIANDLALQKLAAVEKDIAEWREVSDATDFPE; via the coding sequence ATGAGTCAAATTGCTAAAACTTGGTACATCACCGGCGCGTCTAAAGGTATTGGCCAGTCACTTGTACGTTCTCTTCTGGACAACGGTGCCAATGTGGTCGCGACTTCACGTACTCTGTCTTCACTCGTTGATCAGTTTGGACCGGCTTCCGATACCTTTCTGCCACTGCAGGTAGATCTTGTTGATGAAAGCAGCGTTAAAGCGAGCATCGAACAAACTATTGCCCGGTTTGGCCGCATTGATGTGATTGTCAATAACGCTGGTTACGGCTTGCAGGGTACCTTAGAAGGGATTACTGACGCAGAACTGCGTAATAACTTCGAAGTTAACGTATTTGCTCCGGCACATGTGCTCCGTCATACGCTGCCACATCTGCGTAAACAACGTTCTGGCCACTTCTTCAATGTGGGCTCAATCGCTGGTTTCCAGGGTGGCTACGCAGGCTGGGGTGTCTACGCGGCAACCAAATTTGCTATCGCTGGTCTGACTGAAGCACTGGCGGCTGAAGCGGCGGAATTTGGTATCAAATCCACGCTGGTTTACCCAGGCCCTGTTCGTACAGAATTCCTGTCTTCTGGCTCATTAGTTATTTCTGAGAAACGTATCCCAGAATATACCGCCGCACAAGACTTGCTGGACCTGCATATGAATGAAATCGCAGGTACACAGGCAGGCGATCCAGACAAACTGGCGTTAATGATTATTCAGGCAGCTGAAGCACCAAAAGCGCCTGTACACCTGTTCGCTGGCAAGATCGCTAACGATCTGGCTCTTCAGAAGCTGGCGGCAGTAGAGAAAGATATAGCTGAATGGCGTGAAGTTTCGGATGCAACCGACTTCCCAGAGTAA
- a CDS encoding DUF2461 domain-containing protein, protein MSMFNGFNQEGLTFLQQLSRNNDKEWFEEHRHIYEKELLKPFRELVTALSNDMIAIDDLFEVSPAVGKTLSRMHRDTRFSHDKSPYRSNIWLTFKRARKNWTDAPTYFFEIGPDWWRYGLGYYSASRNTMNLFREKLANNPTDFFQRVNPVLSTFEVDGESYKRPLIKDMPEELALWYNKKSLALISNHQNMDTLFSSDLIAMLAGDFKKLSPLYQFLMQIEVEKKNQQLTSFS, encoded by the coding sequence ATGAGTATGTTCAATGGGTTTAATCAGGAGGGGCTAACTTTCTTACAACAGCTCAGCCGCAATAATGATAAAGAATGGTTTGAAGAACATCGTCACATCTATGAAAAGGAACTGCTTAAGCCTTTCCGTGAACTGGTTACGGCTCTTAGCAATGATATGATCGCGATCGATGATCTGTTCGAGGTCAGCCCGGCGGTCGGTAAAACCCTCTCCCGGATGCACAGAGACACTCGCTTCTCACACGATAAATCACCTTATCGCAGTAATATCTGGCTGACGTTTAAACGAGCGCGAAAAAACTGGACGGATGCACCAACCTATTTTTTTGAAATTGGTCCTGACTGGTGGCGTTATGGGCTAGGTTATTACAGCGCGTCTCGTAATACCATGAACCTTTTCCGGGAAAAGCTGGCCAACAATCCCACCGATTTCTTTCAACGGGTTAATCCTGTCTTATCAACTTTTGAGGTTGATGGGGAAAGCTATAAGCGACCACTGATCAAGGATATGCCAGAAGAGTTGGCGCTGTGGTATAACAAAAAATCCCTGGCGCTGATTAGCAACCATCAGAATATGGATACCCTGTTTTCGTCCGACCTGATAGCTATGCTAGCCGGTGATTTTAAAAAACTTTCACCCTTATACCAGTTTTTGATGCAAATTGAAGTCGAGAAAAAAAACCAGCAGCTCACGTCATTTAGTTAG
- a CDS encoding Csu type fimbrial protein: MNLLQRLLRVLTALLLLLVGMQSALADCTSTSGAADFGTPTSFAVGSTPQQVTAGSGFVCTGSLLSLLSTNTVTATIVSTTNASGSVARLFSAANNEYLPYIICQDSACATPVNVGSSVTWRSTSLLGLLGLFNGSGGSLPLYLKTTAGANLKAGTYTDNITINWSYHICFVGVAGLCIYTDGTATTNIAVTMNIMNYCYIDNAPDVNFGSAAFPAAFARVTGNALSVRCTRGANYNVNLTSSNPLSTQYRQMSATINGTNRYLQYQLFKADTTVWGPTNSYSAEGTGLSQNIGYTATVNPTQTNVPSGSYSDTVTVTVAY, encoded by the coding sequence ATGAATCTATTGCAACGCTTATTACGCGTACTCACTGCCCTGCTGTTGCTTCTTGTCGGGATGCAAAGTGCACTGGCAGACTGCACCAGCACATCCGGTGCTGCAGATTTTGGCACACCAACGTCTTTTGCCGTAGGCAGCACGCCCCAGCAAGTGACGGCGGGTAGTGGCTTTGTCTGTACAGGGAGTCTGCTATCGCTACTCTCCACCAATACCGTTACGGCAACAATAGTCTCAACCACCAATGCCAGCGGCAGTGTTGCACGACTGTTTAGCGCCGCCAATAATGAGTATCTACCCTATATCATTTGCCAGGATAGCGCCTGCGCTACCCCCGTCAACGTAGGCAGTTCTGTCACCTGGCGTAGTACCAGTCTGCTCGGATTGCTGGGTCTGTTCAACGGGAGCGGCGGGAGTTTACCGCTCTACCTCAAAACAACCGCAGGTGCCAACCTGAAAGCCGGTACCTATACAGACAACATCACGATTAACTGGAGTTATCACATCTGCTTTGTTGGCGTCGCCGGCCTGTGTATTTATACGGACGGTACTGCCACCACTAATATCGCCGTCACCATGAACATCATGAACTACTGCTATATCGATAACGCCCCTGATGTCAATTTCGGTTCTGCCGCTTTCCCTGCCGCTTTTGCCCGCGTTACCGGCAACGCGCTTAGCGTACGGTGTACCCGCGGCGCTAACTATAATGTGAATTTAACCAGCAGCAACCCGCTCAGCACTCAGTACCGGCAAATGTCTGCAACGATCAATGGCACCAACCGTTATTTGCAATATCAATTATTTAAAGCAGATACAACCGTATGGGGGCCAACCAATAGCTACTCAGCCGAAGGGACCGGGCTGTCACAAAATATTGGCTATACCGCGACGGTAAATCCAACTCAGACCAATGTTCCCTCGGGCAGCTATAGTGATACCGTTACAGTTACTGTTGCCTACTGA